One region of Megalopta genalis isolate 19385.01 chromosome 15, iyMegGena1_principal, whole genome shotgun sequence genomic DNA includes:
- the LOC117228284 gene encoding uncharacterized protein LOC117228284 — protein sequence MSLLAPSIVLLATMLPGSCIMVPQDAIVPLEIFEGFQEKKSSGDRGLIVGEIAAIQELRQNFSATLPCIQNYVNESISNPAKCALVIIEDEGDVFEIVHPLLIWLKEHYAFYTHPPAVDFNIPQLASSAIVVMSRGGSLLNEYYVLDPCDRGCLYVMILLHRFEDEETFLSDAAILSEAMWHRKLSIVATLGKVGDTVLVAGSLSFESGKICTPMAPEVLGSCVDGTWENLKKIGPLELNDCYLKIAYLYQPPYVNVRNGTEMLYGFEGRLIEEVGRDMNLERLEITWEDNASFVDQVKTTLFDTTKADLVIGRILHLEDDDIGYSYTYDVVQLAWLVPKIAEVSLKGLVRPFQTFVWAAIIGILIFGGFFKVFMVPDVAGLDIFAMIIGVPVHKQPTRLSRRIHFIAWSIFGLFLTQLYIDSLADQLINQSNLKIETTEELAASNIKIAGTAAFKTIIDSFDESDEFVGHIKKEFVELDLDLYIELFGDILEGKNTTFAVVVVLNSSRSEPIETSYAYTMTTDVICSFPLSMATWKGFPLMSTIDTKILLLLDYGMFDYMVDIALGKDIRARMSAIAQDKDYKTNLHLQQFVPVFLTMAIGFVAGSIVLILEIILHPWKGFE from the coding sequence ATGTCTCTCCTCGCTCCATCAATCGTACTGCTGGCTACGATGCTTCCCGGGTCCTGTATAATGGTCCCGCAGGACGCGATCGTGCCTCTGGAGATCTTCGAAGGATTCCAGGAGAAGAAATCGTCCGGTGATCGAGGCCTGATCGTCGGTGAGATCGCCGCCATCCAAGAATTGCGACAGAACTTCTCGGCGACTTTGCCTTGCATACAAAACTACGTGAACGAGAGTATAAGTAACCCGGCCAAGTGTGCGTTGGTCATCATAGAAGACGAGGGGGACGTGTTCGAGATCGTGCATCCTTTGTTGATCTGGTTGAAGGAACACTACGCATTCTACACGCACCCGCCGGCGGTGGATTTCAACATCCCGCAGCTGGCATCCAGCGCGATTGTCGTGATGTCTAGAGGAGGGAGTCTGCTGAACGAGTACTACGTACTGGACCCTTGCGACAGGGGATGTCTCTACGTGATGATACTACTGCACAGGTTCGAAGACGAAGAGACTTTTCTCTCGGACGCTGCGATTCTCTCCGAAGCGATGTGGCACAGGAAGCTGTCTATTGTTGCGACTCTGGGCAAAGTCGGGGACACCGTGCTGGTAGCAGGCAGCCTCTCCTTCGAATCCGGCAAGATCTGTACACCCATGGCACCCGAGGTCCTGGGAAGCTGCGTCGATGGAACATGGGAGAATCTGAAGAAGATCGGCCCCTTGGAGCTGAACGATTGCTACTTGAAGATAGCCTATCTGTACCAGCCTCCGTACGTCAATGTTAGGAACGGAACGGAAATGTTGTACGGATTCGAAGGCCGTCTGATCGAGGAAGTGGGAAGGGACATGAATTTGGAGAGACTGGAGATCACCTGGGAAGATAACGCCAGCTTCGTCGACCAGGTCAAGACAACTCTGTTCGACACAACGAAAGCGGATCTGGTGATCGGCAGGATCCTGCATCTGGAGGACGACGACATCGGGTACTCGTACACCTACGACGTGGTGCAGTTGGCCTGGCTGGTGCCGAAGATCGCGGAGGTATCGTTGAAAGGTCTTGTCCGACCTTTCCAGACCTTCGTCTGGGCAGCTATCATTGGAATCCTGATTTTCGGAGGTTTCTTCAAGGTGTTCATGGTGCCCGATGTCGCTGGCCTGGACATTTTCGCGATGATCATCGGGGTGCCCGTGCACAAACAGCCTACCAGACTGTCCAGAAGGATTCACTTCATCGCCTGGAGCATCTTCGGCCTCTTCCTGACCCAATTGTACATAGACTCTTTGGCCGATCAATTGATCAATCAGTCTAACTTGAAGATCGAAACCACGGAGGAACTGGCCGCTTCTAACATCAAGATCGCCGGCACCGCGGCGTTCAAAACTATCATAGACTCTTTCGACGAATCCGACGAGTTCGTCGGTCATATAAAAAAGGAGTTCGTCGAGCTCGACCTCGATCTGTACATCGAGCTTTTCGGAGACATCCTGGAAGGTAAGAATACCACGTTCGCGGTGGTAGTGGTGCTGAACTCGTCTAGAAGCGAACCAATCGAGACATCCTACGCCTACACCATGACCACAGACGTGATCTGCAGTTTTCCTTTGTCCATGGCTACCTGGAAGGGATTCCCGCTGATGTCGACAATCGACACCAAGATTCTACTCTTACTCGATTACGGGATGTTCGATTACATGGTGGACATCGCCCTGGGAAAAGACATCCGCGCTAGAATGTCCGCCATTGCGCAGGACAAGGACTACAAAACGAATCTGCATCTTCAGCAGTTCGTCCCCGTGTTTCTGACCATGGCCATTGGCTTCGTGGCTGGCTCGATCGTACTGATCCTGGAGATCATATTGCATCCTTGGAAGGGGTTCGAGTGA